In Salmo salar chromosome ssa24, Ssal_v3.1, whole genome shotgun sequence, the following proteins share a genomic window:
- the nr6a1a gene encoding nuclear receptor subfamily 6 group A member 1-A isoform X2 → MNGVPANWEKHEMDTWEDDAADPRVCLICGDRATGLHYGIISCEGCKGFFKRSICNKRVYRCSRDKNCEMSRKQRNRCQYCRLLKCLQMGMNRKAIREDGMPGGRNKSIGPVQITDEEIERIMSGQEFKEEASLPEHTWSNNGDSSDHSSPSNGASEGNQPSPASTLSSNRSLEMGGGYTAAARDQYINTPMNTPYQLLPHLFSYAAQSGLLAPQPRSLYPQSHPLVMQLVAAEDLAPLATPMLIEDGYKVTQVELFALLCRLADELLFRQISWIKKLPFFCELSIEDYTCLLSSTWQELILLSCLTIYSAQIFGDLADVTAKYTPSDEELQGFSEDSMELMERLIYLFRKFHQLKVSNEEYACMKAINFLNQDIRGLTNVSQLEQLNKRYWYVCQDYTEYKYPQQPKRFPEIMMCLPEIRFMAGKLVNVPLEQLPLLFKAVLHSCKSSFISNRTGSSPCLTTTGTSPGN, encoded by the exons ATGATGCAGCTGACCCACGTGTTTGCCTTATCTGTGGAGACCGCGCCACAGGCCTGCACTATGGCATCATCTCCTGTGAGGGCTGCAAGGGCTTCTTCAAGCGCAGCATCTGCAACAAGCGTGTGTACCGATGCAGCCGAGACAAAAACTGCGAAATGTCGCGCAAGCAACGCAACCGCTGCCAATACTGCCGTCTGCTCAAGTGTCTACAGATGGGAATGAACCGCAAAG CAATCAGGGAAGATGGGATGCCAGGAGGGAGAAACAAAAGTATTGGGCCTGTCCAG atcacAGATGAAGAGATTGAGCGGATCATGTCGGGACAGGAGTTCAAGGAGGAAGCCAGTCTGCCGGAGCACACCTGGAGCAACAACGGTGACAGTAGTGACCACAGTTCTCCTAGCAACGGCGCCTCCGAGGGCAACCAGCCATCACCTGCTTCCACTCTATCATCCAA TCGTTCTTTAGAGATGGGTGGTGGCTACACGGCTGCTGCCAGGGACCAGTACATCAACACCCCCATGAACACCCCCTACCAGCTGCTACCTCACCTCTTTAGCTACGCTGCCCAGtcaggcctgctggccccccaGCCCCGCAGCCTCTACCCCCAGTCCCACCCCCTGGTGATGCAGCTTGTGGCTGCAGAGGACCTGGCTCCACTGGCCACCCCCATGCTGATAGAGGACGG GTACAAGGTGACTCAGGTGGAGTTGTTTGCGCTGCTGTGTCGTCTGGCCGACGAGCTGCTGTTTCGTCAGATCTCGTGGATCAAGAAGCTGCCGTTCTTCTGTGAGCTGTCTATCGAGGACTACACCTGTTTACTCAGCTCCACCTGGCAGGAGCTGATCCTGCTGTCCTGCCTCACCATCTACAGTGCACAGATCTTCGGAGACCTGGCTGACGTCACTGCCAAGTACACTCCCTCTGATGAGGAGCTGCAGGG GTTCAGTGAGGATAGCATGGAGTTGATGGAGAGGCTGATCTATCTGTTCCGCAAGTTCCACCAGTTGAAGGTCAGCAACGAGGAGTACGCCTGCATGAAAGCCATCAACTTCTTGaaccaag ATATCCGTGGTCTGACTAATGTCTCCCAGTTGGAGCAACTGAACAAGCGCTACTGGTACGTGTGTCAGGACTACACTGAGTACAAGTACCCTCAACAGCCCAAACGCTTCCCTGAGATCATGATGTGTCTGCCAGAGATCCGTTTCATGGCAG GGAAACTGGTGAACGTTCCTCTGGAACAGCTCCCCCTCTTGTTTAAAGCAGTTTTGCACTCCTGCAAATCCAGCTTCATCAGCAACAGGACAGGAAGTTCTCCCTGCCTGACTACTACTGGTACCTCCCCCGGGAACTGA
- the nr6a1a gene encoding nuclear receptor subfamily 6 group A member 1-A isoform X1, which yields MELEERTNGFDYPERNNAKSVNGFYGDHPLEVEQNDVIDEINGSNLDDAADPRVCLICGDRATGLHYGIISCEGCKGFFKRSICNKRVYRCSRDKNCEMSRKQRNRCQYCRLLKCLQMGMNRKAIREDGMPGGRNKSIGPVQITDEEIERIMSGQEFKEEASLPEHTWSNNGDSSDHSSPSNGASEGNQPSPASTLSSNRSLEMGGGYTAAARDQYINTPMNTPYQLLPHLFSYAAQSGLLAPQPRSLYPQSHPLVMQLVAAEDLAPLATPMLIEDGYKVTQVELFALLCRLADELLFRQISWIKKLPFFCELSIEDYTCLLSSTWQELILLSCLTIYSAQIFGDLADVTAKYTPSDEELQGFSEDSMELMERLIYLFRKFHQLKVSNEEYACMKAINFLNQDIRGLTNVSQLEQLNKRYWYVCQDYTEYKYPQQPKRFPEIMMCLPEIRFMAGKLVNVPLEQLPLLFKAVLHSCKSSFISNRTGSSPCLTTTGTSPGN from the exons ATGATGCAGCTGACCCACGTGTTTGCCTTATCTGTGGAGACCGCGCCACAGGCCTGCACTATGGCATCATCTCCTGTGAGGGCTGCAAGGGCTTCTTCAAGCGCAGCATCTGCAACAAGCGTGTGTACCGATGCAGCCGAGACAAAAACTGCGAAATGTCGCGCAAGCAACGCAACCGCTGCCAATACTGCCGTCTGCTCAAGTGTCTACAGATGGGAATGAACCGCAAAG CAATCAGGGAAGATGGGATGCCAGGAGGGAGAAACAAAAGTATTGGGCCTGTCCAG atcacAGATGAAGAGATTGAGCGGATCATGTCGGGACAGGAGTTCAAGGAGGAAGCCAGTCTGCCGGAGCACACCTGGAGCAACAACGGTGACAGTAGTGACCACAGTTCTCCTAGCAACGGCGCCTCCGAGGGCAACCAGCCATCACCTGCTTCCACTCTATCATCCAA TCGTTCTTTAGAGATGGGTGGTGGCTACACGGCTGCTGCCAGGGACCAGTACATCAACACCCCCATGAACACCCCCTACCAGCTGCTACCTCACCTCTTTAGCTACGCTGCCCAGtcaggcctgctggccccccaGCCCCGCAGCCTCTACCCCCAGTCCCACCCCCTGGTGATGCAGCTTGTGGCTGCAGAGGACCTGGCTCCACTGGCCACCCCCATGCTGATAGAGGACGG GTACAAGGTGACTCAGGTGGAGTTGTTTGCGCTGCTGTGTCGTCTGGCCGACGAGCTGCTGTTTCGTCAGATCTCGTGGATCAAGAAGCTGCCGTTCTTCTGTGAGCTGTCTATCGAGGACTACACCTGTTTACTCAGCTCCACCTGGCAGGAGCTGATCCTGCTGTCCTGCCTCACCATCTACAGTGCACAGATCTTCGGAGACCTGGCTGACGTCACTGCCAAGTACACTCCCTCTGATGAGGAGCTGCAGGG GTTCAGTGAGGATAGCATGGAGTTGATGGAGAGGCTGATCTATCTGTTCCGCAAGTTCCACCAGTTGAAGGTCAGCAACGAGGAGTACGCCTGCATGAAAGCCATCAACTTCTTGaaccaag ATATCCGTGGTCTGACTAATGTCTCCCAGTTGGAGCAACTGAACAAGCGCTACTGGTACGTGTGTCAGGACTACACTGAGTACAAGTACCCTCAACAGCCCAAACGCTTCCCTGAGATCATGATGTGTCTGCCAGAGATCCGTTTCATGGCAG GGAAACTGGTGAACGTTCCTCTGGAACAGCTCCCCCTCTTGTTTAAAGCAGTTTTGCACTCCTGCAAATCCAGCTTCATCAGCAACAGGACAGGAAGTTCTCCCTGCCTGACTACTACTGGTACCTCCCCCGGGAACTGA
- the nr6a1a gene encoding nuclear receptor subfamily 6 group A member 1-A isoform X3, with product MNGVPANWEKHEMDTWKDDAADPRVCLICGDRATGLHYGIISCEGCKGFFKRSICNKRVYRCSRDKNCEMSRKQRNRCQYCRLLKCLQMGMNRKAIREDGMPGGRNKSIGPVQITDEEIERIMSGQEFKEEASLPEHTWSNNGDSSDHSSPSNGASEGNQPSPASTLSSNRSLEMGGGYTAAARDQYINTPMNTPYQLLPHLFSYAAQSGLLAPQPRSLYPQSHPLVMQLVAAEDLAPLATPMLIEDGYKVTQVELFALLCRLADELLFRQISWIKKLPFFCELSIEDYTCLLSSTWQELILLSCLTIYSAQIFGDLADVTAKYTPSDEELQGFSEDSMELMERLIYLFRKFHQLKVSNEEYACMKAINFLNQDIRGLTNVSQLEQLNKRYWYVCQDYTEYKYPQQPKRFPEIMMCLPEIRFMAGKLVNVPLEQLPLLFKAVLHSCKSSFISNRTGSSPCLTTTGTSPGN from the exons ATGATGCAGCTGACCCACGTGTTTGCCTTATCTGTGGAGACCGCGCCACAGGCCTGCACTATGGCATCATCTCCTGTGAGGGCTGCAAGGGCTTCTTCAAGCGCAGCATCTGCAACAAGCGTGTGTACCGATGCAGCCGAGACAAAAACTGCGAAATGTCGCGCAAGCAACGCAACCGCTGCCAATACTGCCGTCTGCTCAAGTGTCTACAGATGGGAATGAACCGCAAAG CAATCAGGGAAGATGGGATGCCAGGAGGGAGAAACAAAAGTATTGGGCCTGTCCAG atcacAGATGAAGAGATTGAGCGGATCATGTCGGGACAGGAGTTCAAGGAGGAAGCCAGTCTGCCGGAGCACACCTGGAGCAACAACGGTGACAGTAGTGACCACAGTTCTCCTAGCAACGGCGCCTCCGAGGGCAACCAGCCATCACCTGCTTCCACTCTATCATCCAA TCGTTCTTTAGAGATGGGTGGTGGCTACACGGCTGCTGCCAGGGACCAGTACATCAACACCCCCATGAACACCCCCTACCAGCTGCTACCTCACCTCTTTAGCTACGCTGCCCAGtcaggcctgctggccccccaGCCCCGCAGCCTCTACCCCCAGTCCCACCCCCTGGTGATGCAGCTTGTGGCTGCAGAGGACCTGGCTCCACTGGCCACCCCCATGCTGATAGAGGACGG GTACAAGGTGACTCAGGTGGAGTTGTTTGCGCTGCTGTGTCGTCTGGCCGACGAGCTGCTGTTTCGTCAGATCTCGTGGATCAAGAAGCTGCCGTTCTTCTGTGAGCTGTCTATCGAGGACTACACCTGTTTACTCAGCTCCACCTGGCAGGAGCTGATCCTGCTGTCCTGCCTCACCATCTACAGTGCACAGATCTTCGGAGACCTGGCTGACGTCACTGCCAAGTACACTCCCTCTGATGAGGAGCTGCAGGG GTTCAGTGAGGATAGCATGGAGTTGATGGAGAGGCTGATCTATCTGTTCCGCAAGTTCCACCAGTTGAAGGTCAGCAACGAGGAGTACGCCTGCATGAAAGCCATCAACTTCTTGaaccaag ATATCCGTGGTCTGACTAATGTCTCCCAGTTGGAGCAACTGAACAAGCGCTACTGGTACGTGTGTCAGGACTACACTGAGTACAAGTACCCTCAACAGCCCAAACGCTTCCCTGAGATCATGATGTGTCTGCCAGAGATCCGTTTCATGGCAG GGAAACTGGTGAACGTTCCTCTGGAACAGCTCCCCCTCTTGTTTAAAGCAGTTTTGCACTCCTGCAAATCCAGCTTCATCAGCAACAGGACAGGAAGTTCTCCCTGCCTGACTACTACTGGTACCTCCCCCGGGAACTGA
- the nr6a1a gene encoding nuclear receptor subfamily 6 group A member 1-A isoform X4 has translation MSRKQRNRCQYCRLLKCLQMGMNRKAIREDGMPGGRNKSIGPVQITDEEIERIMSGQEFKEEASLPEHTWSNNGDSSDHSSPSNGASEGNQPSPASTLSSNRSLEMGGGYTAAARDQYINTPMNTPYQLLPHLFSYAAQSGLLAPQPRSLYPQSHPLVMQLVAAEDLAPLATPMLIEDGYKVTQVELFALLCRLADELLFRQISWIKKLPFFCELSIEDYTCLLSSTWQELILLSCLTIYSAQIFGDLADVTAKYTPSDEELQGFSEDSMELMERLIYLFRKFHQLKVSNEEYACMKAINFLNQDIRGLTNVSQLEQLNKRYWYVCQDYTEYKYPQQPKRFPEIMMCLPEIRFMAGKLVNVPLEQLPLLFKAVLHSCKSSFISNRTGSSPCLTTTGTSPGN, from the exons ATGTCGCGCAAGCAACGCAACCGCTGCCAATACTGCCGTCTGCTCAAGTGTCTACAGATGGGAATGAACCGCAAAG CAATCAGGGAAGATGGGATGCCAGGAGGGAGAAACAAAAGTATTGGGCCTGTCCAG atcacAGATGAAGAGATTGAGCGGATCATGTCGGGACAGGAGTTCAAGGAGGAAGCCAGTCTGCCGGAGCACACCTGGAGCAACAACGGTGACAGTAGTGACCACAGTTCTCCTAGCAACGGCGCCTCCGAGGGCAACCAGCCATCACCTGCTTCCACTCTATCATCCAA TCGTTCTTTAGAGATGGGTGGTGGCTACACGGCTGCTGCCAGGGACCAGTACATCAACACCCCCATGAACACCCCCTACCAGCTGCTACCTCACCTCTTTAGCTACGCTGCCCAGtcaggcctgctggccccccaGCCCCGCAGCCTCTACCCCCAGTCCCACCCCCTGGTGATGCAGCTTGTGGCTGCAGAGGACCTGGCTCCACTGGCCACCCCCATGCTGATAGAGGACGG GTACAAGGTGACTCAGGTGGAGTTGTTTGCGCTGCTGTGTCGTCTGGCCGACGAGCTGCTGTTTCGTCAGATCTCGTGGATCAAGAAGCTGCCGTTCTTCTGTGAGCTGTCTATCGAGGACTACACCTGTTTACTCAGCTCCACCTGGCAGGAGCTGATCCTGCTGTCCTGCCTCACCATCTACAGTGCACAGATCTTCGGAGACCTGGCTGACGTCACTGCCAAGTACACTCCCTCTGATGAGGAGCTGCAGGG GTTCAGTGAGGATAGCATGGAGTTGATGGAGAGGCTGATCTATCTGTTCCGCAAGTTCCACCAGTTGAAGGTCAGCAACGAGGAGTACGCCTGCATGAAAGCCATCAACTTCTTGaaccaag ATATCCGTGGTCTGACTAATGTCTCCCAGTTGGAGCAACTGAACAAGCGCTACTGGTACGTGTGTCAGGACTACACTGAGTACAAGTACCCTCAACAGCCCAAACGCTTCCCTGAGATCATGATGTGTCTGCCAGAGATCCGTTTCATGGCAG GGAAACTGGTGAACGTTCCTCTGGAACAGCTCCCCCTCTTGTTTAAAGCAGTTTTGCACTCCTGCAAATCCAGCTTCATCAGCAACAGGACAGGAAGTTCTCCCTGCCTGACTACTACTGGTACCTCCCCCGGGAACTGA